The stretch of DNA GCAGGCTAAGTTGTCATTAAAGACATTTCTTTCTCAGACAATAACGGAACCGTCTCCTCTTACCTGACAGCAGCCAGAAGCCCAGCACCTCACCAAGAACTCATTTTAAAGATGGTGAGTCGGAGAGCGGAGCTCATTGCTAACGGCTAACGAGAGTCGCTGCTAGCTTCATACGATGTTGAATCGTTGCCAATCGTCGAGCTTTTAATTTGGGTTATGTCTATTTGCTGGAGTGAATGGGATTAATTAGAAGACATCTGCaatatttacataatttcaCAATTTAACCAAATATGAAATAAAGGCTGCATCACCATTTTTAAAACCACCGAGTAGCTTTAACATTAACGACATCTCCTCGAAGCTAGGCTAGCATGCTGAGGCTAACGTAAAGTTACTATTAGATGGACGTCGCATTAAACTCACTACTACAGTAATAAGATGTGGAGTTTTTTTGCTGTGCCAGGTAAAACCACGTGACAAAGGCCAAATTAAAACTTTTGTGGGGATGCGTACCAGGTGTAAGATCAGTTAAACTTTGCAGCTCATCCTGAATGGTTGGTAATTTGTCTTTGGctaaaaacaatgaagaaaataaaattgtaatgGCAGCAACTGATGAAGATCTTAACATTAAGcctttggggaaaaaacaacatgatgcATTTGACTTATCCTACGCGGGTATTGAGAGAAATTATTTATGGAAATATCGGTGTAGCCACGTTGGTTAATAAACACAGTTTTCTTCAATGTGCAGGTACTGAACAAAGAGCCTATCAGAGGATAATAAAACTTTCACTGGCATAGTGTATACTCATGTAACACATTTGGctctaaaaatataaataatgccTTATTAAAGGTTGTTTAAACTTTACACAGCTATTGCAGGTAGTtatcaatttaaaacaaagtttacaggcctttaaatgttgtttccaTCTGCCAATGTAAACTTAATCTCATTCATTAAGTTACATCACTTTATACGCTAGATCATCTTCTCAACATGAGTAAAATACACAGTGTTTACAGCTTGTCGTATATATGTACATCAGCATAACCTAATGCTATACATCTGTATGTCTCTCTCCAGAACTCCAATGTGGAGAATTTGCCCCCTCATGTACTTCGCTTGGTTTACAAAGAGGTTTCAGCTTTAGCAGCAGACCCCCCTGAGGGTATCAAGATTTATCCCAGTGAGGAGGATATAACTGAACTGCACACAGCCATTGAAGGACCAGGTGAGGATTTCATaagaaagggggaaaagatATGTCAATGtgataatttctttctttctttctttttttttaaataatatgcAAAATGAATTTCTACATTTCTCTTGACGGggcatggatttttttttattttttttatttttttatttttttttattattattattttttttttttttttaaggagagtaatacatatatacagtatgaGTCTAAGaacaacaaagtaaaatgtGACAAAGAAGACCTGAAAGGGGATCTGAACTCTTCTTGAATACATTTTAGGAGctgataattttcttttttgtgtggcTGCTGCTATTTGGGACCAAGGAGGCCGGCAAGGCAGATGTTTGGAAGAGGCCACAATCTAACAAATATCCCTGAACATCTCAGGTGCTGGTGATCAGTACAGGACAAAAAAAGCCACCAGTttgtacccccccacccccccccccccccccccccccttaaatatatatatatataaatatataagtaGATACTGGCTACACTTCATGCTGTAGCTATTTGGCAGTGAGGAGGAATTTCACTTAATGACCATTCTTCTATCAAAAGCATAGTGTAATAACAGCTTCTGTGTGTTACTTACTCTTTTATGATACCGGACATGTAACAACCATCTGCTCCAGTATGTTTTCTCCGTTGTTTAACTATCCACGCTTAATTGTTACTCATTACATCATTTTTACTCATTCGGGTAATATTTCCCTAAGACATGCATGAATGACTCACTTTTACatagcaaaatatttttcatggctCCTTTGAAAGTTTACATCCACATGTATTTATGGGTTTTGTTGGTATCGCTAATCATGACACACATAACCCTCTCTTACCACGGAACCAATCCATGCTGTCTTGTCACAATGAGCTCACTGCTTCAGACCTAGTTATTATTGAGTAGGCCTCGAAGAGCTTGACACTTTTACAGATTTTATTCCTCTTCCACAGATGAGCCTCCCTGGTTGACTTATTGGGGACTCACATTTATACAAGCATTAGACATTTGGAAACAAACCACAGCCAAAACTGTCATATGGCTTTTGTCTGTCCAAGGACAGCATAAAGTGCAGATAGAGTATTATTTTTAAGTAGCAATAGAGTGCATTTCATAAGGTTACCAGTACCAACACTGACGATAGTAAAGTGAAGTCTGAACTAATGATCTGTGACTGACttggatgaaatgtttttctgtttgttagtGGAGTCATTTGTTGCTCCATGACCCCCTTTCTTTTAATGGTGCAAGTTTGGTAAAGTGAGGACATACTGTTCATGTCATAAATTTTTTATGCTTTGACAGAGGGAACTCCATTTGCTGGTGGCATTTTCCGAATGCGTCTGGTCCTTGGGAAGGACTTCCCTGCGGTTCCACCCAAGGGGTATTTCCTGACCAAGATTTTTCACCCTAACGTGGGTCACAAGGGAGAGATCTGTGTCAACGTGTTGAAAAGGGACTGGAAGGCAGAACTCGGCCTCAGACATGTCTTACTTGTAAGATGAACCATCAGTCTTTGTTATTCTGAGTAATACCTTAGTTCCctacactttttttctttatctttacaTTGTTGACTCTCTTTATATCCTGACAGACAATCAAGTGTCTTCTCATCCATCCAAACCCAGAATCAGCTCTTAACGAAGAGGCTGGGCGTTTGCTTTTAGAGGACTATGCAGAATATGAATCCCGCGCTCGTCTGCTCACAGAAATCCACGCCATGGGTGGGCCTGGCGGGACGTCTGGGGCTCCTCAGGACCCTAATGATGGCCCACAGCCAAAGAAGCATGCAGGTGATCCCACAAAAAGAGCCGGACCAAGTGCAGCAGCTGTGCCTGCAGCCCTGGGTAATGGAGCTAATGGAGCCAGTACCACCACCAGCAATAGCAACAGTAGTAGCAGTAGCACTAATAACGTAGCAGGGAAAAAGAAAGCCGATAAAAAGCGTGCATTGAGGCGACTTTAATACCTCAGCAGAactttctgtttgtatgtgtgtatgcgcgtgtgtgtgttagtgtgggTGGGCGAAAGAGTGTACATATAAATATTGACGTGTGCTGACGAtgttttgttcccttttttctgACTCTTTCTACCACCAATTCAGACTACCCACTTTGCACTCATACCTTACCCCTTGGTTTCCATACCTAAAGatgtgatgaaaaatgtttgttccctctttcaaatgaacaaatacaCTGTCACTAcaaaaatctgttaaattttTGGCTGGGCCATCTTCATAATGAATAATACAGGGATTGGTTTTCACTGTGCAAAACATGGCCTCTGTCTGTCCAAAAAGGAACCATAACCTCAGACGTGATAACAGCTCCTTTTAAAGTGTGTCTTGGTAAATGCTGCTGTGATGGTACTGTGTACTGCTCAGCCAGGCTCGCTACTGAGACTTAACCAAGATGGCTACTTCAACTAAAGTCAGGTTTTCAAACTTCACTCAAAGGCAAATAATGGCAGAgtttaggttaaaaaaaaaaaaaatatgcaagaAGTCATAATCGGGAGAGAACTGTCATGTCACGTGAAATAGTaacatctttttaaatgtacttttcaTAACTGAACCGACTGACGTAAAGGTATGGTAAGGGTGTGCAGCGGAGTAGAAAGTCTGTCATGTTCTTCATAGTCTCAACGCGTTTAAGTTTTCTTAATTAAAATTGTTTCACTGTCCAGTATTTTCAAAAGTTGTTTATAATTGACATGTCCATCTTCAGCTGTcttgtggttgtgtgtgaagACATAGATCAGTGGCTGTATGGGGACAGGGTAGGTTgccagacaaaaaataaataaattaataaaaaaaaatcatctattCTCTGTATTAAGCATACAGTGATGTAACATGCTAAAGCTACCCGTACTTCCCTACAAAGCAGTATGTGCTCTTAAATACACAGCTCTCTGACTAGCCATGTGGGTACCAGAGAATCAGTACATCAGATTAAAAAAGGGGGATTCCACGTTTGATAGAAAATGTCTCCCCACCCTTTGTACTAGCAGGGTTTCTTGGGCAGTTTTCTCTGTTCTAAATGGATGCGGGGCCTACATTTCCCAAGGAAACACACTGAAGCGCTGTCTTAATGTGGAAGGAAAAGGTGCCTTTGAAACTCCTGTTAATGTGCAGACTGTTGGCTGGATCTTTTGTGtccattttaaattatttaaataaataaaacattgaattATGAGAAGCGAAATGAAAAATGAGTCATATTTGCTCTTTTATTTGGTGTTGCTTTGCATGCATAACTATTAAGTCAAAATTGTATCTTATGCAATGATAAGTGTATCGGTGCAGCCTCTAAGAAGGGCTACCAGCAGGGTTCACTGCTCAATGACATATAAAAACGCTTCATTTTGTTCGTAGAGGTCTCCTGTTCTGCAGTGATGGATTAACCATTAAGAGGAAACCAGTAATGGCATCCACCCCAGAAAACCAGTGAGGGAAAGTGCATCCGGTTAGAGCATCTTCTGAAAGGCGCCGctgacctgcagcagcacaccCACCTGTGTAGAAATAGCAGCTTGCCATACAGGTAATTATCAGGCCCAGATTGGCACGTACTTAGCATTTTGGCCACCTGCTCACCACCtcccttcattttctctgacaacAGATTCTTAGTCAGGTGATCTCTGGCTGTTAAGGGGATTCATGATGTCTTTATCAGCTCGTATACAATGTAATGAGGTGAGCTGATGTGCAGCACTTGAAACACACAActccgtaaaaaaaaaaaaattgaaaaaatctaatttccttAATCGTGAGAAGGTTTTTTCTGTAATGAGATGGTGGGCTGAAGCCAAACAAGAGCCAActtcaccccccacccccacaccaccccccccccgccccctaAACTTAGTCTAATGTCTGGACTGCCGATGTGGCTCCGGCTCTAATTGACAGTTTCACTCACGCTTCAGTGTTAAAGCTTCTGtgcctttttctccttttcatcgCTTTCATAATTGCCACCAACATAATGACACAGTTGCTGTGGCAACCGTGTCTCCGTGTCTCCgtgtctcttttcctctctctcacatacaaacacaaggaaaaaacacatacactttGGATCTCGGGTTTCCATCGATTTGGCCGGCTGTGTTTAATATTCCACgtctttgctttttttactttactgctatttattattcttcttaTGATATTAATCAATAGTCGCTGCAATGCTTCGTCGGGGCCTCTGTGTGTACAATGTGCTCCTTCATTCAGTTAATGATGGAAGGGAGATGGAGGTGAATAAAGATGAACGCCACTAGTTGACTGGGCCTATTGACCATCGGCGAAGAGTTGAGCGTCTCATCAGTCCGCCCGACCAATCACAGGGCTCTCCCACTGGCGGACCTCCGTGAGGACAGGCACAGTTAGACGTGTAAACCTATCTGTGTTGGAAATTATGAAGGGAACCAGCCTCAGTCAGTTGTAGATTGGGAAAAGTTAAAGTgggtgatttttcttttcctgctaaAGAAACGCGTTGAACATTGCGAGCCACCGGATCGGTGCGTGTTCTGCGGGAGAGCCGCGCTGTAACTTGAGCTGTGCGGCAAAACGGAATTTTCCGA from Echeneis naucrates chromosome 6, fEcheNa1.1, whole genome shotgun sequence encodes:
- the ube2s gene encoding ubiquitin-conjugating enzyme E2 S produces the protein MNSNVENLPPHVLRLVYKEVSALAADPPEGIKIYPSEEDITELHTAIEGPEGTPFAGGIFRMRLVLGKDFPAVPPKGYFLTKIFHPNVGHKGEICVNVLKRDWKAELGLRHVLLTIKCLLIHPNPESALNEEAGRLLLEDYAEYESRARLLTEIHAMGGPGGTSGAPQDPNDGPQPKKHAGDPTKRAGPSAAAVPAALGNGANGASTTTSNSNSSSSSTNNVAGKKKADKKRALRRL